The following coding sequences lie in one Cannabis sativa cultivar Pink pepper isolate KNU-18-1 chromosome 5, ASM2916894v1, whole genome shotgun sequence genomic window:
- the LOC133037926 gene encoding uncharacterized protein At2g29880-like, which translates to METSKERGPGQNKRFWSEDKDKHLIESLMELNNEGKFKAEGNLKPGHLRAIEMKLKERMPECDIQAKPHIESRMKTLKTHFQIVHEMLTGRFCSGFGWDSNRKTVTAEKPVWEAYLQSHKEAAPFKIKSFPWYDDLCAVFGKDRATGKYTETVTDVVEELEAEKENTTLGEDDFSNANNVDEVESMSVSDATRGAQSYTQSDGSSKKKRKAANHEELSNALTQSACILAEVIEKASIRLSKAIGEGLNEKHMQLGKELERTTILTTAQRHKVARMIM; encoded by the exons ATGGAGACTTCAAAAGAAAGAGGTCCAGGACAAAATAAAAGATTCTGGAGTGAAGATAAAGACAAACACTTGATTGAATCACTTATGGAGCTAAATAATGAAGGGAAGTTTAAAGCTGAAGGAAACTTGAAGCCAGGTCATCTTAGAGCTATTGAGATGAAACTAAAAGAGCGAATGCCTGAATGTGACATACAAGCTAAGCCACACATTGAGTCTAGAATGAAAACTTTGAAGACTCATTTTCAAATAGTACATGAAATGTTGACTGGACGTTTTTGTAGCGGGTTTGGATGGGACAGTAATAGAAAAACTGTAACTGCGGAAAAACCAGTGTGGGAAGCATATTTGCAG AGTCATAAGGAAGCAGCCCCATTCAAAATCAAGTCATTCCCTTGGTATGACGACTTGTGTGCAGTTTTTGGCAAAGATCGTGCAACTGGAAAATATACAGAGACTGTAACAGATGTTGTTGAAGAACTTGAAGCTGAAAAGGAAAACACTACACTTGGAGAAGATGATTTTAGCAATGCTAATAATGTGGATGAAGTGGAATCTATGTCTGTTTCAGATGCAACAAGAGGAGCTCAATCTTACACTCAATCAGATgggtcttcgaagaagaaaagGAAAGCTGCAAATCATGAAGAACTTTCAAATGCACTTACACAATCAGCTTGTATTCTCGCAGAGGTAATTGAAAAAGCTTCAATTCGTTTGAGTAAAGCTATTGGTGAAGGCTTGAATGAAAAGCATATGCAGCTCGGGAAAGAGTTGGAAAGGACCACTATACTTACTACAGCACAACGTCATAAGGTAGCTCGCATGATTATGTAA
- the LOC115710968 gene encoding uncharacterized protein LOC115710968 isoform X2, producing the protein MATTRSGSKSPSPAKKVSKKSKKAPTVTSKVEPKMGLKKIAKNLVADVPETSGTKKRAPPVKVDAPKTKRAKISKSARDVSSDSDFEDEVHGEDQKPKVESKVHARTSVKVEGFDLPKKNPPKVSFF; encoded by the exons ATGGCAACCACTAGAAGTGGTTCGAAATCACCATCTCCGGCGAAGAAAGTTTCTAAAAAATCGAAGAAGGCTCCAACTGTTACTTCCAAAGTCGAACCTAAGATggggttaaaaaaaattgctaaaaattTAGTGGCTGATGTTCCAGAGACATCAGGCACTAAGAAAAGAGCCCCTCCTGTTAAAGTCGATGCTCCTAAGACTAAGAGAGCAAAAATTTCCAAGTCTGCACGCGAT GTTTCCTCAGATTCTGATTTTGAGGATGAAGTGCATGGTGAGGACCAAAAGCCCAAAGTTGAATCAAAG gTCCATGCTAGGACCTCAGTGAAGGTTGAAGGATTTGACCTACCAAAGAAAAATCCCCCTAAGGtgtcctttttttaa
- the LOC115710968 gene encoding uncharacterized protein LOC115710968 isoform X1, whose translation MFSKTCFGHFLNLPDFKVQPQVFHGLLLREVQQPNDAELWVMIRGVRPRFSIEEFALITGLDCEGDCSVLDFKQEVNSLCERYWPTSSSITKESVRECFTTKRWGDSDEDAEKLAVLYFVEWFLLSGTKHKNVPKSILDVVDSGRYNEFAWGRSSFELTISSLKGKLDSWVEGVRKARSSGKRPSVFYTLIGCPHVLQVLFYECCKYMKGKYCQKESSRIPRITQWTCNSQPTFKVLKTTIFDVSKDKVYLFVVIWFFSSCFCVVFHYY comes from the coding sequence ATGTTTTCAAAAACCTGTTTTGGTCATTTCCTTAACCTTCCCGATTTTAAAGTTCAACCCCAAGTGTTTCATGGGTTGTTGCTCCGGGAGGTTCAGCAACCTAATGATGCTGAGTTGTGGGTAATGATACGCGGTGTTAGGCCTAGGTTTAGCATTGAGGAATTTGCATTGATTACTGGGTTAGACTGTGAAGGTGACTGTAGTGTCTTAGATTTTAagcaagaggttaatagtctttGTGAAAGATATTGGCCAACTTCGTCCTCTATCACTAAGGAATCTGTTAGGGAatgttttaccaccaagaggtggGGTGATTCTGATGAGGATGCTGAGAAGTTGGCAGTTTTGTATTTCGTGGAGTGGTTCTTGCTTAGTGGCACTAAGCATAAAAATGTACCCAAGTCTATTTTAGATGTTGTAGATAGTGGGAGGTACAATGAATTTGCTTGGGGCCGGAGTTCTTTTGAATTGACTATTTCCTCATTGAAGGGTAAGCTTGATAGTTGGGTTGAGGGGGTTAGGAAGGCAAGGAGTTCGGGAAAGAGGCCGAGTGTTTTTTACACTTTGATTGGTTGTCCTcatgttcttcaagttttgtTCTACGAGTGTTGTAAGTACATGAAAGGTAAGTACTGCCAAAAGGAAAGCTCTCGTATTCCAAGGATCACTCAGTGGACATGCAATAGTCAACCTACTTTCAAAGTTTTGAAGACTACTATCTTTGATGTTTCCAAAGATAAGGTATATCTGTTTGTTGTAATTTGGTTTTTCAgtagttgtttttgtgttgtttttcattattattaa
- the LOC133038370 gene encoding uncharacterized protein LOC133038370, whose amino-acid sequence MPFREISWVGGQDRFVAYFSTKISSDLVELKEFVYARVCFFWCSDGFNADTYFSVFADSYAKEKGSDSSNDDDGGGDEADFDLNESEEIDENEEENVMGDEEGEGSEGEEKDGQADEDSDSKEKNDNGSDDESTDSEEKNFVDFNDGPTQIDVEATFVRSCKSS is encoded by the exons ATGCCTTTTCGAGAAATTTCATGGGTTGGAGGTCAAGATCGATTCGTTGCATACTTCTCAACGAAGATTTCATCCGATTTGGTTGAGTTGAAAGAGTTTGTGTACGCACGAGTTTGTTTCTTTTGGTGCTCGGATGGCTTCAATGCGGATACGTATTTCTCTGTTTTTGCCGATTCCTATGCCAAg GAAAAAGGCAGTGACTCTTCCAATGATGATGATGGAGGTGGTGATGAAGCAGATTTTGATTTAAATGAATCTGAAGAAATTGATGAAAATGAAGAAGAGAATGTTATGGGTGATGAGGAAGGGGAGGGTAGTGAAGGTGAAGAGAAGGATGGTCAAGCCGATGAAGATTCtgactcaaaagaaaaaaatgataatggCAGTGATGATGAATCCACTGATAGTGAGGAGAAG AATTTCGTTGATTTCAATGACGGCCCTACTCAAATAGATGTTGAGGCTACTTTTGTTCGGTCCTGTAAAAGCAGTTGA
- the LOC133037927 gene encoding uncharacterized protein LOC133037927 encodes MSSDGIGGDPCKQISVSENVEVTDRRLVCFEMGATGLNVDSNIELEDDPIPVEETPLVDKRKSKKPIALTSPFMEYDSSISSSKDGSGYGVVKYVAGLCPLDDKIGEDVEHKDEIDFDLWLGEGRRSKKDP; translated from the exons ATGTCTTCAGATGGAATTGGTGGTGATCCTTGTAAACAGATTTCAGTTTCTGAAAATGTTGAGGTTACGGATCGTCGTCTTGTTTGTTTtgag atggGTGCAACAGGTCTCAATGTTGATTCTAACATTGAACTTGAAGATGACCCAATTCCCGTTGAAGAAACTCCTCTTGTTGACAAGAGGAAATCTAAGAAACCCATAGCGCTGACGTCTCCGTTTATGGAGTATGACTCTTCCATTTCTAGTTCTAAAGATGGTTCTGGTTATGGAGTTGTTAAGTATGTGGCTGGGTTGTGTCCTCTCGATGATAAGATTGGTGAAGATGTAGAACATAAAGACGAGATTGATTTTGACTTGTGGCTTGGTGAAGGACGTCGATCGAAGAAAGAtccgtaa
- the LOC133038371 gene encoding uncharacterized protein LOC133038371, which translates to MEELQCNHESTQLQLKYQLKEGGQPLQIKDDKSLLFYIKLLTKEVDFTRYPLCVNKTSNTAPPNQTMVWNNMIMESYENNAKTEDLQATGNNTATTSKQQLYAQTMGSESTIQQPENNSEKTTAVDEDFDFTDYAKLVAAEMVQQLENNQEEEEEVDNTEMMIINDKRHETIEKGQIYKDKETLISTLCYFAIKKTFQYKVVKSCTKEYNIVCLDTNCKWSLKATKNGNTETFIIRSYEEEHTCAVTIRFGDQRQATSKLIADFVKPKFLNLKTKCSPADIKTEMKDKYGIKMNYMKAWRSKERAQTQLHGNAKESYNLLPRYLYMLQKTNPGTLIDIEKDDDDSFKYAFVALNAAIKGWPNCKPIIVVDGTFLKAAYGGTLLTANTQDAESKIFPLAYCIVDSENDKSWEWFLKKIKEAFGVRECQCLISDRHESIIKATRKVFPEITHGYCIFHLLSNLKTKFKKNAKHFRVPFFAAAKAYTEMEFEFHMRELDNLDKRIRPYLEKIGHEKWSRYHSENNRYSTMTSNIAEALNSANLAARETPVTTLMECLRAQMQEWTYNNRKEAQKCTTRLTPSSEKKLIGNYVQSLRLTVKPANQNLFEVIDEDRTRIVNLKEKTCTCNRFQKDEMPCNHAVTVMKDLNINTYNYCAQYYTSKAWLQTYEETVYPVGNVREW; encoded by the exons ATGGAAGAACTCCAATGCAACCATGAATCAACACAACTACAACTGAAATATCAACTGAAGGAAGGAGGCCAACCACTACAaatcaaggatgacaaaagtctGTTGTTCTACATAAAGCTATTAACGAAGGAGGTTGATTTCACAAGGTACCCATTGTGTGTGAACAAAACCAGTAACACGGCACCACCTAACCAAACAATGGTGTGGAACAATATGATCATGGAATCGTATGAGAACAACGCAAAGACAGAAGACTTGCAAGCAACTGGAAACAACACGGCAACAACTTCCAAGCAACAACTATACGCGCAGACGATGGGATCCG AATCAACCATACAACAACCAGAAAACAACAGCGAAAAAACTACAGCAGTAGATGAAGATTTCGACTTCACCGACTATGCAAAGCTTGTGGCTGCAGAAATGGTACAGCAACTAGAAAACAaccaggaagaagaagaggaagtggacAACACAGAAATGATGATCATCAATGACAAACGACATGAAACAATAGAGAAGGGGCAAATTTACAAGGACAAAGAAACATTGATAAGTACACTATGCTACTTTGCAATCAAGAAGACATTTCAATACAAAGTAGTGAAATCTTGCACAAAAGAATACAACATAGTGTGTTTGGACACAAACTGCAAATGGAGTTTAAAGGCTACAAAAAATGGAAACACAGAAACATTCATAATAAGGAGCTACGAAGAAGAACACACATGTGCAGTTACAATAAGATTTGGAGATCAACGACAAGCTACATCAAAGTTGATAGCAGATTTTGTAAAACCAAAATTCTTGAACCTGAAAACAAAGTGCAGCCCTGCAGACATAAAGACAGAAATGAAAGACAAATACGGAATAAAGATGAATTACATGAAAGCATGGCGTAGTAAAGAGCGAGCACAAACCCAGCTACATGGAAATGCTAAAGAGTCATACAATCTCTTGCCAAGATACCTGTACATGCTACAGAAAACAAAtccag GAACATTAATAGACATAGAGAAAGATGATGATGACAGTTTCAAATATGCATTTGTTGCATTGAATGCTGCTATAAAAGGTTGGCCAAACTGCAAACCAATCATCGTGGTAGACGGTACATTCCTAAAGGCCGCGTATGGAGGCACGTTGCTCACTGCCAACACACAAGATGCAGAATCGAAAATTTTTCCACTAGCATACTGCATAGTTGATTCTGAGAACGATAAATCGTGGGAGtggttcttaaaaaaaataaaagaagcatTCGGGGTTCGAGAATGTCAATGCCTAATATCAGACAGACATGAAAGCATCATCAAAGCAACTAGGAAAGTGTTCCCTGAAATAACACATGGCTACTGCATCTTCCACCTCTTGTCGAAcctcaaaacaaaattcaagaaaaatgcAAAGCATTTCAGAGTGCCATTCTTTGCAGCTGCAAAAGCTTACACAGAAATGGAGTTTGAATTCCATATGAGGGAGCTAGACAACTTGGATAAGCGCATAAGACCGTACCTGGAGAAAATTGGCCATGAAAAATGGTCAAGGTATCATTCAGAAAACAACAG GTACTCTACCATGACATCAAACATAGCTGAGGCACTGAACTCAGCAAATTTAGCAGCAAGGGAAACACCAGTGACAACATTAATGGAGTGCTTGAGGGCACAAATGCAAGAGTGGACATACAATAATAGAAAGGAGGCACAAAAATGCACAACAAGGCTGACACCATCATCTGAGAAAAAACTCATAGGGAACTATGTACAGTCATTGCGACTAACA GTGAAACCAGCAAACCAGAACCTGTTTGAGGTGATAGATGAAGACAGAACAAGAATAGTAAACTTGAAGGAGAAGACGTGCACATGCAATAGATTTCAAAAAGATGAAATGCCATGTAACCATGCAGTCACCGTCATGAAGGACTTgaacataaacacatacaactaCTGTGCACAATACTACACATCAAAAGCATGGCTGCAAACATATGAAGAAACAGTATACCCAGTTGGAAACGTAAGAGAATGGTAA